The following proteins are encoded in a genomic region of Glycine max cultivar Williams 82 chromosome 18, Glycine_max_v4.0, whole genome shotgun sequence:
- the LOC100786819 gene encoding LOW QUALITY PROTEIN: ethylene-responsive transcription factor-like protein At4g13040 (The sequence of the model RefSeq protein was modified relative to this genomic sequence to represent the inferred CDS: deleted 1 base in 1 codon) produces MVSLRRRRLLGLCSGNSSFVTPLPLYCENLSGFENSNQQAKTKSEQPGLSDDASNPDSNNAVQEEPGSSNASGSSSSKEQLIQQITGPPIKRRKRHRRKNLHNQEQCVMRGVYFKNMKWQAAIKVDKKQIHLGTVGSQEEAAHLYDRAAFMCGREPNFELPEDEKRELSKFKWDEFLAMTRQAITRKKHKRRLSPGPDNGHDILPLPKDDWDSKQGVIEDAEQETPVS; encoded by the exons ATGGTAAGTTTGAGAAGGCGCAGACTTTTGGGACTGTGCTCAG GAAACAGTTCCTTTGTCACACCACTTCCTCTATATTGTGAGAATCTATCTGGTTTTGAAAATTCAAACCAGCAAGCTAAAACTAAGAGTGAACAGCCTGGGCTTTCCGATGATGCAAGCAACCCAGACAGT AATAATGCTGTGCAAGAAGAACCGGGATCATCAAATGCTTCTGGTTCTAGCTCATCGAAAGAACAGCTTATTCAACAAATTACAG GACCTCCTATTAAACGCAGAAAGCGACATAGAAGAAAG AATTTGCACAATCAAGAACAATGCGTAATGAGAGGTGTCTACTTCAAAAATATGAAGTGGCAGGCAGCAATAAAGGTAGACAAGAAACAGATCCACCTAGGGACTGTCGGGTcacaagaagaagctgctcactTATACGACAG GGCTGCTTTCATGTGTGGGAGAGAGCCCAATTTTGAGCTTCCTGAGGATGAAAAGCGGGAACTGAGCAAATTTAAATGGGATGAATTCTTGGCCATGACTCGACAGGCAATCACACGCAAAA AACACAAGAGAAGGCTTAGTCCCGGACCAGATAATGGTCATGATATTCTTCCACTGCCCAAAGATGATTGGGACAGTAAGCAAGGAGTGATTGAAGATGCAGAGCAGGAAACACCAGTGTcttga